A window from Planctomycetia bacterium encodes these proteins:
- a CDS encoding twin-arginine translocase TatA/TatE family subunit, with protein sequence MFGLSPIELLVIGGIAVLLFGSRLPEVARSLGKSMNEFKKGVNDLKNEVNIDDRPRTSQQRFPQADDRDVAVAPKFEPPTSEPMPDVKEEPPRDEAHPDEPVA encoded by the coding sequence ATGTTTGGATTGAGCCCGATTGAATTGTTGGTGATCGGCGGCATCGCGGTGCTGCTGTTCGGCAGCCGCCTGCCAGAAGTGGCGCGTTCGCTCGGCAAAAGCATGAACGAGTTCAAAAAGGGCGTGAATGACCTGAAAAACGAGGTCAACATCGACGACCGCCCGCGCACGTCGCAACAGCGTTTTCCCCAGGCGGACGATCGCGACGTGGCCGTCGCGCCGAAGTTCGAACCGCCAACCAGCGAGCCGATGCCCGACGTGAAGGAAGAACCTCCGCGGGACGAAGCGCATCCGGACGAACCGGTCGCTTAA